DNA from Microvirga ossetica:
CCGTCGCGACGGCATGTCCTGCAGATCGGCGGGGGTATCCTCGCCGGTCTGGCATGGCCTCGCCTGTCCCTCGCCGGGTCGCCTGCCGAGATCCGGATGCAGGGCAAGGCGGACGGCTCGCATGTGTGGTTCGATCCCATCGGCCTGCACGTCCAGCCCGGCGAGACGATCCGCTGGATCAACCTGGATCCGGGGAACTCGCATACGGCCACGGCCTATCATCCGAAGAATTTCGATCGCCCGCTGCGCATTCCTGAAGATGCCGCGCCCTGGAACTCGGATTATCTCCTGCCGAACGAGGCGTTTTCGGTCACCTTGAGGGTGGAAGGCGTGTACGATTTCTTCTGCATCCCGCACGAACATGCGGGCATGGTCGGACGGATCGTCGTCGGGAATCCCGGCAGTCACTCACCGAAGGAATCCGCGGGCCAGGCGCTTCCGGACATCGCCTTGCAGGCATTCCCATCGATTGACGAGATCATGCAGCAGAGTGTGGTTCGCCGAACATGAACGCGATCCATATAACTCGGGAACCTTCGAGGCGTCTTTCCATCTAATGGCATGATACGGGAGACAGCCATGCAATCGGGGATCGCGGTAACGCCGCGCTTGGACGACCTGGATGACCTGGCCCTGGTCGAGCGGGCCCGGCGGCACG
Protein-coding regions in this window:
- a CDS encoding plastocyanin/azurin family copper-binding protein is translated as MTPSRRHVLQIGGGILAGLAWPRLSLAGSPAEIRMQGKADGSHVWFDPIGLHVQPGETIRWINLDPGNSHTATAYHPKNFDRPLRIPEDAAPWNSDYLLPNEAFSVTLRVEGVYDFFCIPHEHAGMVGRIVVGNPGSHSPKESAGQALPDIALQAFPSIDEIMQQSVVRRT